One genomic segment of Kiritimatiellia bacterium includes these proteins:
- a CDS encoding metallophosphoesterase: MRYAFLGFLAAAAAADTTAPVILTWSEDPQTTVTVFWQRNDPGRGTVRYGLTSHYTDSVCDAGGARRHRITLQGLEPGTVYHYEASSTDGFAAGDRTFRTAPGPTGSLNLVVYGDLQGGADEGACRGVAAQVAAWAPDLVIHMGDLSDEEYGGAGYATWSALFNTVTDVFDRAVFMPAPGNHDYPESGSSLFWQLFSLPHRDVPGGPYSFRAGPVHFTVLNSDADMAGQTNWLMRDLQAAAFDTNVTWLVPYFHRPPYSWGEREGDEEVKTNWCRLFAMYGADVVFSGHSHNYQRTVPIRGVTYAIVGGGGASLYDSDFTPGSHEYATTCYHFVDLRITGSVMRYRAIRSDGLVFEDLAFTNARRKVRVEPAFPERGGTAKILYDAAQGPLFYSSPVWIHLGVDAFGSALVDTSMTWNAASGLWEHTVTVPAATSNRIAFVFHDAAATNWDNNYDYNWQALLDDMPYEAPTSPPPRIVAAGTPAITGDPAGQNNIGDAFDFGTNGGPLEVRDGSGFGDFGRLYFNHDSSNLYVGGIGADLGGSNNVFVLFLGLDTLTDNAENLWHKAGPPQALDQMHNVGFVEPMDLAMVFGDEYGDGPAFTNFTYGGYDFGQGLYYIGTNTAAFVPVPNARLSQFDGTGTTACVSADDDGDRRTDRWEASLPWSALNASGGATSLTWLLVSGVIASGSTNGNNRYLSASHIAARGYGTEDEYGNFGYGFVTLEPVKIALEHGDEDGDGMNNRAESVAGTRLDDAASLLQARAEEAAADRLVLRWSSESNRTYALLGATNLLSGFSELTNNLPATPPSNSHTTNISSAQSGFYRVEVKH, encoded by the coding sequence ATGCGATACGCCTTTCTTGGTTTCCTGGCCGCCGCGGCCGCGGCCGACACCACGGCGCCCGTGATTCTGACGTGGTCGGAGGATCCGCAGACCACGGTTACCGTTTTCTGGCAGCGGAACGATCCCGGCCGCGGCACGGTCCGGTACGGCCTGACCAGCCACTACACGGATTCCGTCTGCGACGCGGGCGGCGCGCGCCGGCACCGGATCACGCTGCAGGGCCTCGAACCGGGCACGGTCTATCACTACGAGGCGTCATCCACGGACGGTTTTGCCGCCGGCGACCGTACGTTCCGGACCGCGCCCGGGCCGACCGGCTCGCTGAATCTGGTCGTGTACGGCGACCTGCAGGGCGGCGCGGATGAGGGGGCGTGCCGCGGCGTGGCGGCGCAGGTCGCGGCGTGGGCGCCGGACCTGGTGATCCACATGGGCGACTTGTCGGACGAGGAGTACGGGGGCGCCGGGTACGCGACCTGGTCTGCTTTGTTCAACACGGTGACCGATGTGTTCGACCGGGCCGTGTTCATGCCGGCGCCGGGCAACCACGATTATCCGGAAAGCGGAAGCTCGCTGTTCTGGCAGTTATTCAGCCTGCCCCATCGCGACGTCCCCGGGGGGCCGTATTCCTTCCGCGCGGGCCCCGTGCATTTCACGGTGCTGAACTCGGACGCGGACATGGCGGGGCAGACGAACTGGCTCATGCGCGACCTGCAGGCGGCGGCGTTCGACACGAACGTGACGTGGCTCGTGCCGTACTTTCACCGGCCGCCGTACTCGTGGGGCGAGCGCGAGGGCGACGAGGAGGTCAAGACCAACTGGTGCCGCCTGTTTGCGATGTACGGGGCGGACGTGGTCTTCAGCGGGCACAGCCACAACTACCAGCGCACCGTGCCCATCCGCGGCGTGACGTACGCGATCGTCGGGGGCGGCGGCGCCTCGCTCTACGATTCCGACTTCACGCCCGGCAGCCACGAGTACGCCACGACGTGCTACCACTTCGTGGACCTGCGGATCACCGGCTCGGTCATGCGCTACCGCGCGATTCGCAGTGACGGCCTGGTGTTCGAGGATCTTGCCTTCACCAACGCCCGGCGCAAGGTGCGCGTGGAGCCCGCCTTTCCCGAGCGGGGCGGGACGGCGAAGATCCTCTACGACGCCGCGCAGGGCCCGCTGTTCTACTCCTCGCCCGTGTGGATTCACCTCGGGGTGGACGCGTTCGGCAGCGCCCTCGTGGACACCTCGATGACCTGGAACGCGGCCAGCGGCCTCTGGGAGCACACGGTCACTGTGCCCGCCGCCACCTCGAACCGGATCGCCTTCGTGTTCCACGACGCGGCGGCCACGAACTGGGACAACAACTACGACTACAACTGGCAGGCGCTGCTGGACGACATGCCGTACGAGGCGCCGACCTCCCCGCCGCCGCGGATCGTCGCGGCCGGAACCCCCGCGATCACCGGCGATCCCGCCGGGCAGAACAACATCGGGGATGCTTTCGACTTCGGCACGAACGGCGGGCCGCTGGAGGTTCGGGACGGTTCGGGGTTCGGCGACTTCGGGCGGCTCTATTTCAACCACGACAGCTCGAACCTGTACGTCGGCGGGATCGGCGCCGACCTGGGCGGGTCGAACAACGTGTTCGTCCTCTTCCTGGGCCTGGACACGCTGACGGACAACGCGGAGAACCTGTGGCACAAGGCCGGTCCGCCGCAGGCCCTCGACCAGATGCACAACGTCGGGTTCGTCGAGCCGATGGACCTGGCCATGGTCTTCGGAGATGAGTACGGCGACGGGCCGGCTTTCACGAATTTCACATACGGCGGCTATGATTTCGGACAGGGCCTTTACTACATCGGCACCAACACCGCCGCCTTTGTTCCCGTGCCCAACGCCCGGCTGTCGCAGTTCGACGGCACGGGCACGACGGCCTGCGTCAGCGCCGACGATGACGGGGACCGGCGCACGGATCGATGGGAGGCCTCGCTGCCCTGGTCGGCGCTCAACGCGTCCGGGGGGGCGACCTCGCTGACCTGGCTCCTGGTTTCGGGCGTGATCGCCTCCGGCTCCACCAACGGGAACAACCGCTACCTCTCCGCCTCCCACATCGCGGCGAGGGGCTACGGGACAGAGGATGAGTACGGGAACTTCGGCTATGGCTTTGTGACCCTGGAGCCGGTCAAGATCGCGCTGGAGCACGGCGACGAGGACGGCGACGGGATGAACAACCGCGCGGAATCCGTCGCCGGAACCCGGCTGGACGACGCCGCATCCCTGCTCCAGGCCCGGGCGGAGGAGGCCGCCGCGGACCGGCTCGTTCTCCGGTGGAGCAGCGAGTCGAACCGGACGTACGCCCTGCTCGGCGCCACGAACTTGCTTTCAGGCTTCAGCGAACTTACCAACAACCTCCCCGCCACGCCGCCCTCGAACTCGCACACGACAAACATCAGTTCCGCGCAAAGCGGGTTCTATCGGGTAGAAGTGAAGCATTGA
- a CDS encoding L-seryl-tRNA(Sec) selenium transferase, which translates to MNKDARDGSPLRALPSVEAVLNTDRARALAEQHGRARVAGAVRAAVEATRQAIRGGLSAHFDTDSLAEAAASLLAADRPNLKRVVNATGIVLHTGLGRAVLPGDTLAALAEAVGNCNVQMDLETGERTRREAVVLDLFRRVTGAEDAAVVNNNAAATLLVLAALARGREAIVSRGELIEIGGSFRLPDIMAESGAVMREVGTTNKTHLRDYEAALGPRTGLLLKVHPSNYRVEGFVAETALREIAGLGRARNVPVVFDLGSGNLVDLRKYGLEGEPTVQDGFRDGADLVLFSTDKLLGGPQGGAIVGRADLVTAVRKHPLYRAFRVDKLRLAALEYALRLFLEPDRLEERHPTYFMLARKPDELRRAAEELRDGIVKRQPDWQAAVVEDESKLGGGALPTSPLPTFAVALQAPGLSAEQLARALRRADPPVIGRIRDDRVLLDVRTILPGESADVVRAVESILP; encoded by the coding sequence ATGAACAAGGATGCCCGCGACGGTTCGCCCCTTCGCGCCCTTCCCTCGGTGGAGGCCGTGCTGAACACGGACCGGGCGCGCGCCCTGGCGGAGCAGCACGGCCGCGCGCGGGTGGCCGGCGCTGTCCGCGCCGCCGTCGAGGCTACACGCCAGGCGATCCGTGGCGGCCTTTCCGCCCATTTCGACACGGACAGCCTGGCGGAAGCCGCGGCCAGCCTGCTCGCGGCGGATCGGCCGAACCTGAAGCGCGTCGTCAACGCCACCGGCATCGTCCTCCATACCGGCCTCGGCCGCGCCGTGCTGCCCGGCGACACGCTCGCCGCCCTCGCCGAGGCCGTCGGCAACTGCAACGTCCAGATGGACCTCGAGACCGGCGAGCGGACGCGCCGCGAGGCCGTGGTGCTCGACCTCTTCCGGCGCGTCACCGGCGCCGAGGACGCCGCCGTGGTCAACAATAACGCCGCCGCGACCCTGCTCGTTCTCGCCGCGCTCGCGCGCGGGCGCGAGGCGATCGTCTCGCGCGGCGAGCTGATCGAGATCGGCGGTTCGTTCCGCCTGCCCGACATCATGGCCGAGAGCGGCGCGGTGATGCGCGAGGTCGGCACGACGAACAAGACCCACCTCCGCGACTACGAGGCCGCCCTCGGTCCCCGCACCGGCCTGCTGCTCAAGGTCCATCCCAGCAACTACCGCGTGGAGGGCTTCGTCGCCGAAACCGCCCTGCGCGAGATCGCGGGCCTCGGCCGGGCGCGGAACGTGCCCGTGGTCTTCGACCTCGGCAGCGGCAACCTCGTGGACCTCCGGAAATACGGGCTAGAGGGCGAGCCGACCGTGCAGGACGGCTTCCGCGACGGCGCGGACCTCGTGCTGTTCAGCACGGACAAGCTCCTCGGCGGCCCGCAGGGCGGCGCCATCGTCGGCCGCGCGGACCTCGTCACCGCCGTGCGCAAGCACCCGCTCTACCGCGCGTTCCGCGTGGACAAGCTGCGGCTGGCCGCCCTGGAATACGCCCTGCGCCTGTTCCTGGAACCGGACCGCCTCGAGGAGCGGCACCCGACCTACTTCATGCTGGCCCGGAAACCGGACGAACTCCGGCGAGCGGCGGAGGAATTGCGGGACGGGATCGTCAAGCGCCAACCGGACTGGCAGGCCGCCGTGGTCGAGGACGAATCCAAGCTCGGCGGCGGCGCGCTGCCGACCTCTCCCCTGCCCACCTTCGCCGTGGCCTTGCAAGCCCCCGGCCTGTCCGCCGAGCAATTGGCCCGCGCCCTGCGCCGCGCCGACCCGCCGGTGATCGGCCGCATCCGCGACGACCGCGTGCTGCTGGACGTCCGCACCATCCTGCCCGGCGAATCCGCCGATGTCGTGCGGGCCGTCGAGTCCATTCTCCCGTGA
- the selB gene encoding selenocysteine-specific translation elongation factor: MTSASVIHVTVGTAGHIDHGKTALVKMLTGCDTDRLPEEKARGMTIDLGFATCAMPDGRRVGIVDVPGHERFIHNMVAGATGIDVVLLVVAADDGVMPQTVEHFHIVRLLGIRRGLVAITKSDLVEPGRLAEVGEQIRALVAGSFLERAEILPVSAKTGAGFDAFYDAFAAVVAATAEHRADGPFRMNIERAFVLKGLGVIVSGIPRSGSVRVGEELELLPAGRRKKVRAMQVYGANADEARAGECVALRLSDLDREEAGRGRVLATPGYFQPARFFNVKFHHLPDAGAALKPRAAIRFHTGTSDVPGHLVLPTLDPLPPGAECFVQIQLAEPVIAAPGDPFVARALSPARTLGGGTLVGVDEQKIRRSRGDWIDSREEEEQALRDPSAAVLHALRAAGPAALKAEEAAHRALMTEQAARAELERLTVTGDAVRIGDRYAAADAFRKLADDLAAALKRLHDTQPKQAGFTRAELRRGLAADEELVARALNSLAEAGRIRVRGELVSEAGRTVVDESGAALLAVYRETGFQSPRPDELPARLGWPAARAESALKPLLQAGELVRLSEKVILHPEHLEASRRKLVEYLAQHERVDAVKFKEVLGTSKKYSIAILEWWDRKGLTRRIGDERILARKPG, from the coding sequence GTGACCTCCGCGTCCGTCATCCACGTCACCGTCGGCACGGCCGGGCACATCGACCACGGCAAGACCGCGCTCGTAAAAATGCTGACGGGCTGCGACACGGACCGCCTGCCCGAGGAAAAGGCGCGCGGCATGACCATCGACCTCGGCTTCGCGACCTGCGCGATGCCGGACGGGCGACGGGTCGGGATCGTGGACGTGCCGGGCCACGAACGGTTCATCCATAACATGGTCGCGGGCGCGACGGGCATCGACGTCGTCCTGCTCGTCGTGGCCGCGGACGACGGCGTGATGCCGCAGACCGTCGAGCATTTCCATATCGTCCGGCTCCTCGGGATCCGGCGCGGCCTCGTGGCGATCACCAAGTCCGACCTCGTGGAACCCGGTCGCCTGGCCGAGGTCGGCGAACAGATCCGCGCTCTGGTCGCGGGCAGCTTCCTCGAACGCGCGGAAATCCTGCCCGTGTCGGCCAAGACCGGCGCGGGGTTCGACGCCTTCTACGACGCCTTCGCGGCCGTCGTCGCCGCGACGGCGGAGCACCGGGCCGACGGGCCCTTCCGCATGAACATCGAGCGCGCGTTCGTCCTGAAGGGGCTCGGCGTGATCGTCTCCGGGATCCCCCGGTCCGGCAGCGTGCGGGTCGGCGAGGAACTGGAACTGCTGCCGGCCGGCCGCCGGAAGAAAGTCCGCGCCATGCAAGTCTACGGCGCGAACGCGGACGAAGCCCGCGCGGGCGAGTGCGTCGCGCTGCGGCTCTCGGACCTCGACCGCGAGGAGGCGGGACGCGGACGCGTGCTGGCGACGCCCGGCTATTTCCAGCCGGCCCGCTTCTTCAACGTGAAGTTCCATCATCTCCCGGACGCCGGGGCCGCGCTGAAGCCGCGCGCGGCGATCCGATTCCACACGGGCACGTCGGATGTCCCCGGCCACCTGGTCCTCCCGACGCTCGACCCGCTGCCGCCCGGCGCGGAGTGTTTCGTCCAAATCCAACTCGCCGAACCGGTCATCGCCGCGCCCGGCGACCCGTTCGTCGCGCGCGCCTTGAGCCCGGCCCGGACCCTGGGCGGGGGCACCCTCGTTGGCGTGGACGAGCAGAAGATTCGCCGCTCGCGAGGCGACTGGATCGACTCGCGCGAGGAGGAGGAACAGGCCCTCCGCGATCCCTCCGCCGCCGTGCTCCACGCCCTCCGCGCGGCCGGGCCGGCCGCCCTGAAAGCGGAGGAGGCCGCGCATCGCGCGCTCATGACGGAGCAGGCCGCGCGGGCGGAGCTGGAACGGCTCACGGTAACCGGAGACGCGGTGCGTATCGGGGACCGCTACGCCGCCGCGGACGCATTCCGAAAACTGGCCGACGATTTGGCTGCCGCACTGAAAAGACTGCACGACACACAACCAAAACAGGCGGGGTTCACCCGGGCGGAACTGCGGCGCGGCCTGGCGGCGGACGAGGAACTTGTGGCGCGGGCGCTGAATTCCCTTGCCGAGGCCGGCCGCATCCGGGTTCGCGGCGAATTGGTCAGCGAGGCCGGCCGGACCGTCGTGGACGAATCGGGCGCCGCCCTTCTCGCGGTGTACCGGGAGACGGGCTTCCAGTCGCCTCGCCCGGACGAATTGCCCGCGCGCTTGGGGTGGCCCGCGGCCCGCGCGGAGTCCGCGCTCAAGCCGCTGCTCCAGGCCGGGGAGTTGGTCCGGCTCTCCGAAAAGGTCATCCTGCACCCGGAGCACCTGGAGGCGTCGCGCCGCAAGCTGGTGGAGTACCTGGCGCAGCACGAGCGCGTGGACGCGGTGAAATTCAAGGAAGTGCTCGGCACGTCGAAGAAATACTCCATCGCGATCCTGGAATGGTGGGATCGCAAGGGCCTGACCCGGCGGATCGGCGACGAGCGCATCCTGGCCAGGAAACCCGGATGA
- the selD gene encoding selenide, water dikinase SelD — protein MGRSIKLGHCVCNPKLPCPCPTFKEKDTCLCAGEHVPAGPAAPAVRLTDYVRSAGCSGKISQKDLHAVLSRLPKIEDPRVLVGLSTGDDAGVYELTPDLLLVQTVDVFTPVVDDPFTFGRIAACNSLSDVYAMGGRPLTALSIVGFPIHVLPGEALSEILRGGMSVLQEAGAALLGGHSLDDEEIKAGFAVTGLVAREQLAANSGARPGDALILTKPLGTGIITLATQLGRASDAARAAASASMTTLNKSAAEIMVRHGAHACTDVTGFGLLGHLARMVKESGVTAELHAGALPLLPDVLDLAAAGVFSGANERNAEYSASITEVAADVPAPLRALLYDAQTSGGLLIGLPADRADAAMADMRKAGLAQAARIGLVTEASEGRIRVA, from the coding sequence ATGGGCCGCTCGATCAAGCTGGGGCATTGCGTATGCAATCCCAAGCTCCCCTGCCCCTGCCCGACCTTCAAAGAGAAGGACACCTGCCTGTGCGCGGGCGAGCACGTGCCCGCCGGCCCGGCGGCCCCGGCGGTGCGCCTGACCGATTACGTCCGGAGCGCCGGCTGCTCGGGGAAGATCAGCCAGAAGGATCTGCACGCGGTCCTCTCCCGCCTGCCGAAGATCGAGGACCCGCGCGTGCTCGTGGGGCTTTCCACGGGCGACGATGCGGGGGTTTACGAGCTGACGCCCGACCTGCTGCTCGTGCAGACCGTGGACGTCTTCACGCCCGTCGTGGACGATCCGTTCACCTTCGGCCGGATCGCGGCCTGCAATTCCTTGAGCGATGTCTATGCCATGGGCGGGCGGCCGCTGACGGCGTTGTCGATTGTCGGCTTTCCCATCCACGTGCTGCCCGGCGAGGCGCTCTCGGAAATCCTGCGCGGCGGCATGAGCGTTTTGCAGGAAGCCGGCGCGGCGCTGCTGGGCGGGCACAGCCTGGACGACGAGGAGATCAAGGCGGGTTTCGCTGTGACCGGGCTTGTCGCGCGCGAGCAACTCGCCGCCAACAGCGGGGCGCGGCCGGGCGACGCGCTGATCCTGACCAAGCCGCTGGGCACGGGGATCATCACCCTGGCCACCCAGCTCGGTCGGGCCTCCGACGCCGCGCGCGCCGCGGCGTCGGCGAGCATGACCACGCTCAATAAGTCCGCGGCCGAGATCATGGTCCGCCACGGCGCCCATGCCTGCACGGATGTCACCGGGTTCGGGCTTCTCGGCCACCTCGCGCGCATGGTCAAGGAAAGCGGCGTCACGGCGGAGCTTCATGCCGGCGCGCTGCCCCTGCTCCCGGATGTGCTCGACCTCGCCGCGGCCGGCGTCTTCTCCGGAGCCAACGAGCGCAACGCGGAATACAGCGCCTCGATCACGGAGGTCGCCGCCGACGTGCCTGCCCCTCTGCGCGCCCTGCTCTACGACGCCCAGACCTCCGGCGGCCTGCTCATCGGCCTGCCGGCGGACCGGGCGGATGCCGCGATGGCCGACATGCGAAAGGCCGGGCTCGCGCAGGCCGCGCGCATCGGCCTGGTCACGGAAGCATCGGAAGGCCGAATCCGAGTCGCTTAA
- a CDS encoding transglutaminase domain-containing protein, with product MRKCIWLVLLGVMVLAEPATAAQKVPIIIPPPHLNPLLYQIIQRLWLRRLLHLEQTLYEGPVWYFPVLKRYPAERARTLRVFWWGRLGGIVESDDNYYFPNLWTNNADIASLMADIGVPTTRTYSSAEMWNRMTWVWWWMSSHTSDEGESYSTGPGFPSIADMAWAYAQQGFIHHGTCMSTAQLMATLLARVGIPVNRIALGHAHYGDTAQHVFVLLLMDEGWYYLDPTDCHSHNQVPEYEDRASRGWHPTCDYTHPFEVNILPNSNLNSVPLCLDAE from the coding sequence ATGAGGAAATGCATCTGGCTGGTGCTGCTCGGAGTCATGGTGCTGGCGGAGCCGGCGACCGCCGCGCAGAAGGTTCCCATTATTATTCCGCCGCCGCATCTCAATCCTTTGCTGTACCAGATCATTCAACGCCTCTGGCTCCGCCGGCTGCTGCACCTGGAGCAAACCCTTTATGAAGGCCCCGTCTGGTATTTCCCGGTCCTGAAACGGTATCCGGCGGAGAGGGCCAGGACCCTGCGGGTCTTCTGGTGGGGACGGTTGGGCGGCATCGTGGAGTCCGACGATAACTACTACTTTCCGAACCTCTGGACCAACAACGCCGATATTGCCTCCCTGATGGCGGACATTGGCGTGCCGACCACGCGCACCTATTCCAGCGCCGAAATGTGGAACCGGATGACCTGGGTCTGGTGGTGGATGTCCAGCCATACGAGCGACGAGGGTGAAAGCTACTCAACCGGCCCCGGCTTTCCCTCCATCGCCGACATGGCCTGGGCCTATGCGCAACAGGGCTTCATCCACCACGGCACTTGCATGAGCACGGCGCAACTGATGGCGACGCTCTTGGCCCGCGTCGGCATCCCCGTGAACCGGATCGCCCTGGGGCACGCGCATTATGGCGATACGGCTCAGCACGTGTTCGTGCTCCTGTTGATGGACGAGGGGTGGTACTACCTGGATCCCACCGATTGCCATAGTCACAATCAAGTGCCCGAGTATGAAGACCGGGCTTCCCGCGGGTGGCATCCGACCTGCGACTATACCCATCCGTTTGAGGTTAATATCCTGCCGAACTCGAATCTGAACTCCGTACCCTTATGCCTGGATGCGGAATAA